The following proteins are co-located in the Manihot esculenta cultivar AM560-2 chromosome 7, M.esculenta_v8, whole genome shotgun sequence genome:
- the LOC122723990 gene encoding uncharacterized protein LOC122723990: MVLEQELTKRADNEKDLALAVETSKLQNQHLCQEVEVLKKRCAALLEDAKHAEDRNQLECEERLREYKESAELKGEIQQACEAHLQSYKDSSELKTKIAEACEERLVEFKASGEMKTAIWNKSFRMFVSGYNRGLRDARYNPSTPLAMLRAAEEDSDGENVLYGEDDRPLPKGASRTAAGPSEAVAEPGNEDVGPQGQEIIPFVDNNVENSVVDNVNVDKDSDDVSRRVSPLRTVFPSVE; this comes from the coding sequence ATGGTCCTCGAGCAAGAGCTGACCAAGCGGGCCGATAATGAGAAGGACTTGGCTCTAGCAGTAGAGacatccaaacttcaaaatcagcATCTCTGCCAGGAGGTCGAGGTTCTTAAGAAAAGGTGTGCGGCCTTGCTCGAGGACGCCAAGCATGCTGAAGATAGGAATCAGCTAGAGTGCGAGGAACGCCTGAGGGAGTATAAGGAGTCGGCTGAGCTGAAAGGGGAAAtccagcaggcctgtgaagctcatcttcagagCTATAAGGACTCTTCGGAGCTTAAAACcaagatagctgaggcctgtgaagaGCGACTTGTGGAGTTTAAAGCTTCTGGCGAGATGAAGACCGCCATATGGAATAAAAGCTTCCGCATGTTCGTTTCTGGATACAACCGAGGCTTGAGGGATGCCAGATACAACCCTTCCACCCCGTTGGCCATGCTCCGAGCTGCTGAGGAAGACTCCGATGGCGAGAACGTGCTTTACGGGGAGGACGACAGACCTTTGCCCAAAGGAGCTTCTCGTACTGCAGCTGGGCCTTCTGAGGCAGTTGCCGAGCCAGGAAATGAAGATGTTGGGCCTCAGGGGCAGGAGATTATCCCCTTTGTAGATAATAATGTAGAAAATAGTGTTGTAGATAATGTAAATGTAGATAAAGATAGTGACGATGTATCTAGGCGtgtaagtcccttaaggactGTTTTTCCTTCAGTAGAGTAG
- the LOC122723991 gene encoding uncharacterized protein LOC122723991, with the protein MTSRFAKGAEDRGKTLEERRPERHEKKQGKKPEPYRQPWDRRDQRPFPPRIPEQRPFPPHIPENLTPLNASRAEVLMAVQDKEFLQWPRPMRAEANQRDPDKYYQYHRTHGHDTNNCYQLIMEIERLIKRGHLKNFVKKPEGQRPQPNPAAQMPRRTGAGPMNDGSSGTINMTVGGTGGRMSRRGKKRGRDREGSSTEVIQVVEHSPMIITFSPEDAQGVQMPHDDALVIEAVIHNYRVKKILVDDGSKVNLLPYRVFQQMGIPEEQLIRDQAPVKGIGGVPMSVEANVKMALTLGEAPRTRTHYAVFLVVKLPLSYNAILGRPALFDFEVVTSIRYLAMKFPTEAGVGVVRGSQEEARAMYLATVSEPNSAGEKLDLEVLEVRDEKKEARTKPVGELETFPLIRSRDR; encoded by the coding sequence atgacaagcagatttgccaaaggggcgGAAGACAGAGGAAAAACCCTCGAAGAAAGAAGGCCGGAAAGGCATGAGAAGAAACAGGGCAAGAAACCTGAGCCCTACAGGCAGCCCTGGGACCGGAGAGACCAAAGGCCTTTCCCTCCTCGGATTCCAGAGCAAAGGCCGTTTCCCCCACATATTCCGGAGAACCTGACCCCACTCAATGCCTCCAGAGCtgaggtgctcatggcagtacaggataaggagttcctccagtggccccgGCCTATGAGAGCAGAAGCAAATcagcgagatcctgacaaatattatCAGTATCATCGCACAcacggccatgacaccaacAACTGCTACCAGCTGATTATGGAGATAGAAAGGCTGataaagaggggacacctcaaGAATTTTGTGAAGAAGCCGGAGGGACAAAGGCCTCAGCCGAACCCGGCAGCACAAATGCCCAGAAGGACGGGAGCAGGACCGATGAATGATGGATCTAGTGGGACCATCAATATGACTGTCGGAGGGaccggaggtcggatgagccgaagggggAAGAAGAGGGGTCGAGATAGAGAAGGCAGCAGCACCGAAGTCATACAGGTAGTCGAGCACTCTCCAATGATTATCACcttctctccggaggatgctCAGGGAGTTCAGATGCCGCATGATGACGCCTTGGTTATTGAAGCCGTCATCCACAACTACCGGGTGAAGAAGATCTTGGTGGATGACGGGAGTAAGGTGAATCTACTGCCGTAcagggttttccagcagatgggaatccctgaGGAGCAACTGATTcgggaccaggccccagtcaaaGGGATAGGAGGAGTCCCAATGTCTGTGGAGGCGAATGTAAAGATGGCTCTCACTTTGGGAGAAGCACCAAGAACTCGCACTCACTATGCGGTGTTCttagtggtcaaactcccatTGAGCTACAACGCAATACTGGGGAGACCTGCGCTGTTTGATTTCGAGGTTGTCACCAGCATCAGATACCTGGCTATGAAGTTCCCAACTGAGGCAGGAGTGGGGGTAGTCAGAGgaagccaggaagaagcaagagCAATGTACCTGGCCACGGTATCAGAGCCGAACTCGGCAGGAGAGAAGCTTGACTTAGAAGTTCTGGAGGTCCGAGATGAGAAAAAAGAGGCCAGAACGAAACCGGTCGGAGAGCTGGAGACCtttccccttatcagaagcagagacagataa